The proteins below come from a single Kitasatospora sp. NBC_00315 genomic window:
- a CDS encoding aminotransferase class III-fold pyridoxal phosphate-dependent enzyme, with protein MTTTPLAPSPRPATRSLSALDEGAALDVRYTLEGSENATLHLRGEDGTVLSCTDLMSAYASVNFGHRNPELEPVLAGGSDLAALFYPPQAELLAGWLCDRLGLGADGRVLFQVGGSFAVSSALALARRARPGRVLAIRGAFHGLGVDALAVTTVQRSSALQDTGFADRIADQVTHLEPGEVPEDWDDVSCVLYETVQGANGYLPLDVEWLAELQAAARRAGALTIADEIQGGYYRHGHLSPAVAAGLDPDILLFGKSLTNGLFPLSAVVYRSRLEADAGATVHLAHTFQTATLGFAAGWEVARYLDRSPVDDWCERVAAALGRAARRWADAGLITAVRLTGPTLSFEPAGPGAADVVRGAFRRGVLVFAGGEDGRRIRIAPPLTIPGAELEAALDAVTAALTEDRPTRPLGDHHGS; from the coding sequence GTGACCACCACTCCACTCGCGCCCTCGCCCCGCCCGGCCACCCGCAGTCTCAGCGCCCTGGACGAGGGCGCCGCGCTCGACGTCCGTTACACCCTGGAGGGCTCGGAGAACGCCACGCTGCACCTGCGGGGCGAGGACGGCACCGTGCTGTCCTGCACGGATCTGATGTCGGCCTACGCGTCCGTCAACTTCGGCCACCGCAATCCGGAGCTCGAACCGGTCCTGGCCGGCGGCTCCGACCTGGCGGCCCTCTTCTACCCGCCGCAGGCCGAGCTGCTCGCCGGCTGGCTCTGCGACCGGCTCGGCCTCGGCGCGGACGGCCGGGTGCTGTTCCAGGTCGGCGGCAGCTTCGCGGTCTCCTCGGCGCTGGCGCTGGCCCGTCGGGCCCGGCCCGGGAGGGTCCTGGCGATCCGCGGCGCCTTCCACGGCCTCGGTGTCGACGCCCTGGCGGTGACCACCGTCCAGCGCTCCAGCGCCTTGCAGGACACCGGCTTCGCCGACCGGATCGCCGACCAGGTCACCCACCTGGAGCCCGGCGAGGTGCCCGAGGACTGGGACGACGTCTCGTGCGTCCTGTACGAGACCGTCCAGGGCGCCAACGGGTACCTGCCGCTGGACGTCGAGTGGCTCGCCGAACTCCAGGCGGCGGCCCGGCGCGCCGGCGCCCTCACCATCGCCGACGAGATCCAGGGCGGCTACTACCGCCACGGCCACCTCAGCCCGGCGGTGGCCGCCGGACTGGACCCGGACATCCTGCTGTTCGGCAAGTCGCTGACCAACGGCCTCTTCCCGCTCTCCGCCGTGGTGTACCGCAGCCGGCTGGAGGCCGACGCCGGCGCCACCGTGCACCTGGCGCACACCTTCCAGACCGCCACCCTCGGCTTCGCCGCCGGCTGGGAGGTGGCTCGCTACCTCGACCGCTCGCCGGTGGACGACTGGTGCGAGCGGGTCGCCGCCGCGCTCGGCCGGGCCGCGCGGCGCTGGGCCGACGCGGGCCTGATCACGGCCGTCCGGCTCACCGGCCCCACCCTGTCGTTCGAGCCCGCCGGGCCGGGCGCCGCCGACGTGGTCCGGGGCGCCTTCCGGCGCGGGGTCCTGGTCTTCGCCGGTGGCGAGGACGGACGCCGAATCCGGATCGCACCCCCGCTGACCATCCCCGGGGCAGAACTGGAAGCCGCCCTGGACGCGGTGACCGCAGCCCTCACCGAAGACCGCCCCACCCGACCGCTGGGAGACCACCATGGATCGTGA
- a CDS encoding pyridoxal phosphate-dependent aminotransferase, with protein MTARPPAPTGRPPVPTGRPPVPIGRPPDTAAAARLLGGSAFALSARAGRLEARGHDVVRLEVGQPDLCGPPAAIEAATRELARGHAGYTDAAGDPQVREQVAAHYAARLGRPVTADQVVLLPGSNLALWFTLLTVLSPGDEVLLPDPGFPPYAELVRLAGGRPVGYPLRPERDHVPDPGEVAGLVTARTRVLVVNSPHNPTGSVWPAQCLAALAALARRHRLHTVTDEAYRELSEPGLDTPLYPADERTVVMDSLSKSHSMCGWRIGIAIVPPPLLRRFTDLLVNTNCCMPQFVQRAVPAALADTGHVRAARAEYADRRALLVRELGALPGVLVRRPLGGLYVLADVRGTGAGTDDRRLAETLLDEALVATAPGSLFGGHGAGHLRLSLTQPAPRLAEGVSRLRTFLEDL; from the coding sequence ATGACCGCCCGCCCGCCTGCCCCGACCGGCCGCCCGCCCGTCCCGACCGGCCGCCCGCCCGTCCCGATCGGCCGCCCGCCGGACACCGCCGCCGCGGCCCGGTTGCTCGGCGGGTCCGCGTTCGCGCTCTCCGCGCGGGCGGGGCGGCTGGAGGCCCGCGGGCACGACGTCGTCCGCCTGGAGGTGGGGCAGCCGGACCTCTGCGGGCCGCCCGCCGCGATCGAGGCGGCCACCCGCGAACTCGCGCGCGGCCACGCCGGGTACACCGACGCGGCCGGCGACCCGCAGGTGCGCGAGCAGGTCGCCGCGCACTACGCCGCCCGGCTGGGGCGCCCGGTGACGGCGGACCAGGTGGTGCTGCTGCCGGGCAGCAACCTCGCTCTCTGGTTCACCCTGCTGACCGTCCTGTCACCGGGGGACGAGGTGCTGCTGCCGGATCCGGGCTTCCCGCCGTACGCCGAACTCGTCCGGCTGGCCGGCGGGCGGCCGGTCGGCTACCCGCTGCGCCCCGAGCGGGACCACGTCCCCGACCCCGGCGAGGTGGCGGGGCTGGTCACCGCCCGGACCCGGGTGCTGGTGGTGAACAGCCCGCACAATCCGACCGGTTCGGTGTGGCCCGCGCAGTGCCTGGCCGCGCTGGCCGCCCTGGCCCGCCGCCACCGCCTGCACACCGTCACGGACGAGGCCTACCGGGAGCTCTCGGAGCCCGGCCTGGACACCCCGCTCTACCCGGCCGACGAGCGGACCGTCGTGATGGACAGCCTCTCCAAGAGCCACTCGATGTGCGGCTGGCGGATCGGCATCGCGATCGTCCCGCCGCCGCTCCTGCGCCGCTTCACCGACCTGCTCGTCAACACCAACTGCTGCATGCCGCAGTTCGTCCAGCGCGCGGTGCCGGCGGCGCTCGCGGACACCGGCCACGTGCGCGCCGCCCGCGCCGAGTACGCCGACCGACGGGCGCTGCTCGTGCGCGAACTCGGCGCCCTCCCCGGGGTGCTGGTCCGCCGCCCGCTCGGTGGCCTGTACGTCCTCGCGGACGTCCGGGGCACCGGAGCCGGCACCGACGACCGCCGGCTGGCGGAGACCCTGCTCGACGAAGCACTGGTGGCCACCGCCCCGGGCAGCCTCTTCGGCGGCCACGGCGCGGGCCACCTCCGTCTGTCGCTCACGCAGCCCGCGCCGCGCCTCGCCGAGGGCGTGAGCCGGCTGCGCACCTTCCTGGAGGATCTGTGA
- a CDS encoding alpha-ketoacid dehydrogenase subunit beta: protein MNELAVLDLILEQELDRNPDVVFLATSTPPSWRARFGAGRVRTCPISEPAMVGAALGAAMTGLRPVVDLNRASFAFLVMDQLVNHAARIHYLSDGAYRAPMVLTSATRGPQQLGPQNEQCPYGVFMQTPGVRVAVPGSATDACALLRTALRDEQGPVLLFIAPGLADHCDLRAALAAEPQPFGVARRIRGGDAATVLAIGSAVRAAEQAAADLAAEGVLVDLLDPRTLVPFDTAAVAESVLRTGRLVLVDDGPRSGAPAQILSGLLDVPGLAEALGGRIAHVSAPEVPIPSSPVLEAQFWATPERVVAAVRRLTTPS, encoded by the coding sequence GTGAACGAACTGGCAGTCCTGGACCTCATCCTGGAGCAGGAACTCGACCGCAACCCGGACGTGGTGTTCCTCGCCACCAGCACGCCGCCGAGCTGGCGCGCCCGCTTCGGAGCCGGCCGGGTACGCACCTGCCCGATCTCCGAGCCGGCCATGGTCGGTGCGGCACTGGGCGCGGCGATGACCGGGCTCCGGCCGGTGGTCGACCTCAACCGGGCCTCGTTCGCCTTCCTGGTGATGGACCAACTGGTCAACCACGCGGCCCGGATCCACTACCTCAGCGACGGCGCCTACCGCGCGCCGATGGTGCTGACCTCGGCGACCCGGGGCCCGCAGCAGCTGGGGCCGCAGAACGAGCAGTGCCCGTACGGCGTCTTCATGCAGACCCCCGGCGTGCGGGTGGCCGTCCCCGGCTCCGCCACCGACGCCTGCGCGCTGCTGCGCACGGCGCTTCGCGACGAGCAGGGGCCGGTGCTGCTCTTCATCGCCCCCGGCCTCGCCGACCACTGCGACCTGCGGGCTGCCCTGGCGGCCGAGCCCCAGCCCTTCGGCGTCGCCCGGCGGATCCGGGGCGGCGACGCGGCGACGGTGCTGGCGATCGGCTCCGCGGTGCGCGCCGCCGAGCAGGCCGCAGCGGACCTGGCGGCCGAGGGCGTCCTGGTCGACCTGCTGGACCCGCGCACCCTGGTGCCCTTCGACACCGCCGCGGTCGCCGAGTCGGTCCTGCGGACCGGCCGGCTGGTGCTGGTCGACGACGGACCGCGCTCCGGGGCGCCCGCCCAGATCCTCTCCGGCCTGCTCGACGTGCCGGGTCTCGCCGAGGCACTGGGGGGCCGGATCGCCCACGTCAGCGCGCCCGAGGTGCCGATACCCTCCTCGCCGGTGCTGGAGGCGCAGTTCTGGGCCACCCCGGAGCGGGTGGTGGCGGCGGTCCGGCGGCTCACCACCCCTTCATGA
- a CDS encoding thiamine pyrophosphate-dependent dehydrogenase E1 component subunit alpha produces the protein MASALPADPALPPVDARPVDGFDPVAAYRTMVLIRTYEERILQARTEREVIGPVHPYIGQEAVAVGVCAALEPRDHLVSHYRGHGHALARGVDPDALTAELFGRADGLCGGKAAALVSDPATHLLLSSGIVGAGIPVAAGAAMTSQVKGDGAVAVVFFGEGALGAGVVHETLTLAVVQRLPLILVCENNGYQGATRTEEVYPETSVARIAEAHRMPVHRVDGNDTLAVHAAATAAVAAARAGQGPSFIEASTYLTRFHLQFDRPSGEHRPAEERADWLARDPLGRLRQHLLAAGTAPAVLDALDTDAEQRVDAAITFARTSPWPAPEAALTNLWAATP, from the coding sequence ATGGCCTCAGCCCTCCCCGCCGACCCGGCCCTGCCACCGGTGGACGCCCGGCCCGTCGACGGATTCGACCCGGTCGCGGCCTACCGGACGATGGTCCTCATCCGCACCTACGAGGAGCGCATCCTCCAAGCCCGGACCGAGCGCGAAGTGATCGGCCCGGTCCACCCGTACATCGGTCAGGAGGCGGTCGCGGTCGGTGTGTGCGCGGCCCTCGAACCCCGCGACCACCTGGTCAGTCACTACCGCGGCCACGGCCACGCGCTGGCCCGCGGCGTCGACCCCGACGCCCTGACCGCCGAGCTGTTCGGCCGGGCCGACGGCCTGTGCGGCGGCAAGGCGGCCGCCCTGGTCAGCGATCCGGCGACGCACCTGCTGCTGTCCTCGGGCATCGTCGGCGCCGGGATCCCGGTGGCCGCGGGTGCGGCCATGACCTCCCAGGTCAAGGGGGACGGCGCGGTCGCGGTGGTCTTCTTCGGCGAGGGCGCCCTCGGCGCCGGTGTGGTGCACGAGACGCTCACGCTGGCGGTCGTCCAGCGGCTGCCGCTGATCCTGGTCTGCGAGAACAACGGCTACCAGGGCGCCACCCGCACCGAGGAGGTGTACCCCGAGACCTCCGTGGCGCGGATCGCCGAGGCCCACCGGATGCCGGTACACCGCGTCGACGGCAACGACACCCTCGCGGTGCACGCCGCCGCCACGGCCGCGGTGGCGGCCGCCCGGGCCGGCCAGGGCCCCTCCTTCATCGAGGCGAGCACCTACCTCACCCGCTTCCACCTGCAGTTCGACCGGCCCTCCGGCGAGCACCGGCCGGCTGAGGAGCGGGCCGACTGGCTCGCCCGGGACCCGCTCGGGCGGCTGCGCCAGCATCTGCTGGCAGCGGGCACCGCGCCGGCGGTGCTGGACGCGCTCGACACCGACGCCGAACAGCGCGTCGACGCGGCGATCACCTTCGCCCGCACCTCACCCTGGCCGGCCCCCGAGGCCGCCCTGACCAACCTCTGGGCGGCGACCCCGTGA
- a CDS encoding LLM class flavin-dependent oxidoreductase has protein sequence MRNAVAVGFKAPQQHVPFARVLRLWQEAEEMPEFVHSWLFDHLEPVGDVPVGEAPSGGCLEAWTLLAALAASTSRLRLGVLVTANTLREPAVLAAMVSTVDHIASGRLDFGFGAGWHADEHRARGLRMPPPGERLERWSEACGLIRRLCSGERVDFAGRHYALEGARLDPAPVQRPCPPFVLGAGGPRALEVVARHADLWNTAAGLPGFAARLATLRAHCEAQGRDPDTLGISAQIPVDLAAPAATRATAERFVAAGAGHLVLELPAPWPVDALERLQREVVQRFSFDIQTQKTVIKGTDR, from the coding sequence ATGCGGAACGCAGTGGCCGTCGGGTTCAAGGCACCTCAGCAGCACGTGCCCTTCGCGCGGGTGCTGAGGCTGTGGCAGGAGGCCGAGGAGATGCCGGAGTTCGTCCACTCCTGGCTGTTCGACCATCTGGAGCCGGTCGGCGACGTCCCGGTCGGCGAGGCCCCTTCGGGCGGCTGCCTGGAGGCGTGGACGCTGCTGGCCGCGCTGGCGGCGTCCACCTCGCGGTTGCGGTTGGGCGTGCTGGTCACCGCGAACACGCTGCGCGAGCCGGCGGTGCTGGCCGCCATGGTCTCGACGGTCGATCACATCGCTTCGGGAAGGCTCGACTTCGGCTTCGGTGCGGGCTGGCACGCCGACGAGCACCGGGCGCGCGGCCTGCGGATGCCGCCACCCGGCGAGCGGCTGGAGCGCTGGTCCGAGGCGTGCGGGCTGATCCGTCGGCTCTGCTCCGGCGAGCGGGTGGACTTCGCGGGCCGCCACTACGCCCTGGAGGGCGCCCGGCTCGATCCGGCGCCGGTCCAACGCCCGTGCCCGCCCTTCGTCCTGGGGGCGGGCGGGCCACGCGCGCTGGAGGTGGTGGCCCGGCACGCGGACCTCTGGAACACGGCCGCCGGGCTGCCCGGCTTCGCGGCGCGGCTGGCGACGCTGCGGGCGCACTGCGAGGCGCAGGGGCGTGACCCGGACACTCTGGGGATCTCGGCCCAGATCCCGGTCGACCTCGCGGCGCCGGCCGCCACCCGGGCGACCGCCGAGCGGTTCGTGGCGGCGGGCGCGGGCCACCTGGTCCTCGAACTGCCCGCGCCCTGGCCGGTGGACGCCCTGGAGCGGCTGCAGCGCGAGGTGGTTCAGCGTTTTTCGTTCGACATACAAACGCAAAAAACAGTCATAAAGGGGACTGATAGATGA
- a CDS encoding O-methyltransferase, whose product MDVPPLVEQARQRAADHGFGYSCAPLTGELLAVLSAAVRPGGRILELGTGMGVGLAWALHGLRGRADVTLVTVEQDPRTAELAATADWPAWVEPHTGDAVRLLPGLGTFDLVFADAEGGKWHGLDRTLAALGEGGVLLLDDMDPERYTLAEHHVAIAGVRAALRADTRLVIVDLPVGTGHIIATVRRGAASA is encoded by the coding sequence ATGGACGTGCCACCCCTCGTCGAACAGGCCCGGCAGCGGGCCGCGGACCACGGCTTCGGCTACTCGTGCGCGCCGCTGACCGGAGAGCTCCTCGCGGTGCTCAGCGCCGCCGTCCGGCCCGGCGGCCGAATCCTCGAACTCGGCACCGGTATGGGCGTCGGCCTCGCCTGGGCCCTGCACGGACTGCGCGGGCGTGCGGACGTCACCCTCGTCACCGTGGAGCAGGACCCGAGGACCGCCGAACTGGCCGCCACGGCCGACTGGCCCGCCTGGGTCGAGCCGCACACCGGCGACGCCGTGCGGCTGCTGCCCGGACTCGGCACCTTCGACCTGGTCTTCGCCGACGCCGAGGGCGGCAAGTGGCACGGTCTGGACCGCACGCTCGCCGCGCTGGGCGAGGGCGGCGTCCTGCTGCTCGACGACATGGACCCGGAGCGCTACACCCTCGCCGAGCACCACGTCGCGATCGCCGGCGTCCGCGCCGCCCTCCGGGCCGACACCCGCCTGGTGATCGTCGACCTCCCGGTGGGAACGGGCCACATCATCGCCACCGTGCGCCGCGGCGCCGCATCCGCGTGA
- a CDS encoding DUF1116 domain-containing protein, whose product MSTAATEPLAAPDTAVLDELQVFLHSFEPAGRVCPQLDERTFLHAGPPLGPDAPPAPMRSALVGALLLEGTAATPGEAGRLIDDGRLTLLPCADHGALGALTGIISRSMPVAVVRDARGGTAFGTLGEGAGPCLRAGHHDPRTLDRLRWVAGVVAPVLRRACEDAQLNLTRILRTALTQGDDGHSRTTAGTAHLLVQLTGLLLKRGISSPELARILRWMTADPQFFGAFAVLTARLLARAIPERPGSPLVRTLVSNGHRFGIQVAGLGGRWFTAPAPVGSAVLFGGHSPADVHPVIGDSFAAEAAGFGAMALSAAPAATDHLGLSAAEVRAHALRMRSITSATSTRYRIPGDGSTGIPQGIDVHRVVARGVTPLVTTGLLHRTPGTGRIGTGLAELPIAPFLAASRALTSAC is encoded by the coding sequence GTGAGCACGGCCGCGACCGAGCCTCTCGCGGCGCCCGACACGGCGGTCCTGGACGAACTCCAGGTGTTCCTGCACTCCTTCGAGCCGGCCGGCCGAGTCTGCCCGCAGCTCGACGAACGGACCTTTCTGCACGCGGGGCCTCCGCTCGGCCCGGACGCCCCGCCCGCACCCATGCGCTCCGCCCTCGTCGGCGCACTCCTGCTGGAGGGCACCGCCGCCACCCCCGGCGAGGCCGGACGGCTGATCGACGACGGCCGGCTGACCCTGCTGCCCTGCGCCGACCACGGCGCGCTGGGCGCACTGACCGGGATCATCTCCCGTTCCATGCCGGTGGCCGTCGTACGGGACGCCAGGGGCGGTACGGCCTTCGGCACCCTCGGCGAGGGCGCGGGCCCCTGTCTGCGGGCCGGGCACCACGACCCGCGCACCCTGGACCGCCTGCGCTGGGTCGCCGGCGTCGTCGCTCCGGTGCTCCGACGGGCCTGCGAGGACGCGCAGCTCAACCTCACCCGGATCCTGCGCACCGCCCTGACCCAGGGCGACGACGGCCACAGCCGCACCACGGCGGGCACCGCCCACCTGCTCGTCCAGCTCACCGGGCTGCTGCTCAAACGGGGGATCAGCTCCCCCGAGCTCGCCAGGATCCTGCGGTGGATGACCGCCGACCCCCAGTTCTTCGGCGCCTTCGCGGTCCTGACCGCCCGACTGCTGGCCCGGGCGATCCCCGAGCGGCCCGGCAGCCCCCTCGTCCGGACCCTCGTCTCCAACGGCCACCGGTTCGGCATCCAGGTGGCGGGACTGGGCGGGCGGTGGTTCACCGCACCCGCGCCGGTCGGGAGCGCCGTGCTCTTCGGCGGCCACTCCCCCGCCGACGTCCACCCGGTCATCGGGGACTCCTTCGCCGCCGAGGCGGCCGGCTTCGGCGCGATGGCCCTGTCGGCCGCGCCGGCCGCGACCGACCACCTGGGCCTGAGCGCGGCCGAGGTGCGCGCGCACGCGCTCCGGATGCGCTCCATCACCAGCGCCACGAGCACGCGCTACCGGATCCCCGGCGACGGCTCCACGGGGATCCCGCAGGGCATCGACGTCCACCGGGTGGTCGCCCGCGGCGTCACCCCGCTGGTCACCACCGGCCTGCTCCACCGCACCCCGGGCACCGGGCGGATCGGCACCGGACTGGCCGAACTCCCCATCGCCCCGTTCCTCGCCGCCTCACGGGCACTGACCAGCGCCTGCTGA
- a CDS encoding phytanoyl-CoA dioxygenase family protein — translation MLEAATAAPSAAHFHRNGHHVWRGFLDPDRVAGLRTLADDLLASDLALHTPESLRVFQLFRHGAPFVDLMNDPRLTELTDTLLGPHALMNDLSLNRVEPGAKPDRWHIDYPYNDMPQIVEGSLLALQCVLPLTPFSAESGATEFIPGSHQRFKQPPLSPGGTPLPAAAEPGDLIVLAASTWHRAGVNRTGLPRTAILLSFTEAWVRPMAEAPEPGPWSLTRAARVRLGMERA, via the coding sequence ATGCTCGAAGCAGCAACCGCCGCACCGTCCGCGGCGCACTTCCACCGCAACGGCCATCACGTCTGGCGCGGCTTCCTCGACCCGGACCGGGTCGCCGGACTGCGCACGCTCGCCGACGACCTGCTCGCGTCAGACCTGGCCCTGCACACCCCCGAGTCGCTGCGGGTCTTCCAGTTGTTCCGCCACGGCGCCCCGTTCGTCGACCTGATGAACGACCCGCGGCTCACCGAACTCACCGACACCCTGCTCGGCCCGCACGCCCTGATGAACGATCTGAGCCTCAACCGCGTCGAGCCCGGTGCCAAGCCGGACCGCTGGCACATCGACTACCCCTACAACGACATGCCGCAGATCGTCGAGGGCAGCCTGCTCGCCCTCCAGTGCGTCCTGCCACTCACGCCCTTCAGCGCGGAGAGCGGGGCCACCGAGTTCATCCCCGGCAGCCACCAGCGCTTCAAGCAGCCGCCGCTGAGCCCCGGCGGGACGCCGCTCCCGGCCGCCGCCGAGCCCGGCGATCTGATCGTCCTCGCGGCCTCCACCTGGCACCGGGCCGGCGTCAACCGCACCGGCCTCCCGCGCACGGCGATCCTGCTCAGCTTCACCGAGGCGTGGGTGCGGCCGATGGCCGAGGCGCCGGAACCCGGCCCGTGGTCCCTGACCCGGGCGGCCCGCGTCAGGTTGGGCATGGAGCGCGCCTGA
- a CDS encoding ABC transporter ATP-binding protein yields MADPLTRPARPARRAPGPVRLRRELVAEPGRLVLALLLALLATGAAIVLPLIVRRIVADFSAHRPLGPDVLMMCAAAVGGAVTQALSGFLLARVGERMTYRLRIRIMEHALRLPLATVRAQGTGELAARITSDALLLRQVIDVATQLPLAALTVTATLAIMVWIDWVLTAVTVASLVVLAVLVTLVLRRMRANVSGQQVAIGLIAQRFTANLEALSTIKAYRAEPVAVRALAADAERLRAVSLAGARLATLVPAVLTLGNQFAMIAVIVAGGARIATGSIQLAAFAAFLLYLLQTVPSINTLAGGFGRLQAGLAARDRCNDLLRLAPETDAQEIGRTAPTPVPDAPSVVFESVSYTHAGSEDAALRGISFATARTGLTAVVGPSGAGKSTTLSLIDRFIRPSAGSITVLGHDTRHWPLDALRARIAYVDQAFTLLEATARDNLELGRTGGASEAELAAALDAVGLTEDIARLPQGLDTLLGRESDLSGGQRQRMALARALLSDAEIVLLDEPTSQLDGLNEQRFRAIVEDLAATRAVIVVAHRLSTVQNAHHVIMMSAGAVVDAGDHPTLLERCTSYRELVASQEVPER; encoded by the coding sequence GTGGCCGACCCGCTCACCCGCCCGGCCCGCCCGGCCCGCCGGGCGCCCGGCCCCGTCCGGCTGCGCCGTGAACTCGTCGCCGAGCCGGGGCGGCTCGTCCTCGCCCTGCTGCTCGCCCTGCTCGCCACCGGCGCGGCGATCGTGCTGCCCCTGATCGTCCGCCGGATCGTCGCCGACTTCTCCGCACACCGCCCGCTCGGCCCGGACGTGCTGATGATGTGCGCGGCGGCCGTCGGTGGCGCCGTCACCCAGGCGCTCTCCGGATTCCTGCTGGCCCGGGTCGGGGAGCGGATGACCTACCGGCTGCGGATCCGCATCATGGAGCACGCGCTGCGGTTGCCGCTCGCCACCGTGCGGGCCCAGGGCACCGGGGAGCTCGCCGCCCGGATCACCTCGGACGCGCTCCTGCTGCGTCAGGTCATCGACGTGGCCACCCAACTGCCGCTGGCGGCGCTGACCGTCACGGCGACACTGGCGATCATGGTCTGGATCGACTGGGTGCTGACCGCGGTCACGGTGGCGTCGCTCGTCGTACTGGCGGTCCTGGTGACGCTGGTCCTGCGCCGGATGCGGGCCAACGTCAGCGGCCAGCAGGTCGCCATCGGGCTGATCGCGCAGCGCTTCACGGCCAACCTGGAGGCGCTGAGCACGATCAAGGCCTACCGGGCGGAGCCGGTGGCGGTCCGTGCGCTGGCGGCCGACGCGGAACGCCTGCGCGCCGTCTCGCTGGCTGGCGCCCGGCTCGCCACCCTGGTACCGGCCGTCCTGACACTGGGCAACCAGTTCGCGATGATCGCCGTGATCGTCGCCGGGGGAGCCCGGATCGCCACCGGCAGCATCCAACTGGCCGCCTTCGCCGCGTTCCTGCTCTACCTGCTGCAGACGGTTCCCTCGATCAACACCCTCGCGGGTGGCTTCGGCAGGCTGCAGGCCGGTCTGGCCGCCCGCGACCGCTGCAACGACCTGCTGCGGTTGGCGCCGGAGACCGATGCCCAGGAGATCGGCCGGACGGCGCCCACACCGGTGCCGGACGCACCCTCGGTGGTCTTCGAGTCCGTGTCCTACACCCACGCCGGATCCGAGGACGCCGCCCTGCGCGGCATCTCCTTCGCCACCGCCCGCACCGGGCTCACCGCGGTGGTGGGTCCCTCGGGCGCCGGCAAGAGCACCACGCTGTCGCTCATCGACCGCTTCATCCGGCCGTCCGCCGGCTCGATCACCGTCCTCGGGCACGACACCCGGCACTGGCCGCTGGACGCCCTGCGGGCCCGCATCGCCTACGTGGACCAGGCGTTCACCCTGCTGGAGGCCACCGCTCGGGACAATCTGGAGCTCGGCCGCACCGGCGGTGCCAGCGAGGCCGAGCTCGCCGCCGCGCTGGACGCCGTCGGGCTGACCGAGGACATCGCCCGCCTCCCGCAGGGCCTCGACACCCTGCTCGGCCGGGAGTCGGATCTCTCCGGCGGGCAGCGCCAGCGGATGGCCCTCGCGCGCGCCCTGCTCTCCGACGCCGAGATCGTCCTCCTGGACGAACCCACCAGTCAGCTCGACGGCCTGAACGAGCAGCGGTTCCGCGCCATCGTGGAGGACCTCGCGGCGACCCGTGCAGTGATCGTGGTCGCGCACCGCCTCTCCACGGTCCAGAACGCCCATCATGTGATCATGATGAGCGCGGGGGCCGTCGTCGACGCAGGCGACCATCCCACACTGCTGGAGCGTTGCACCTCCTACCGCGAGCTGGTCGCCAGTCAGGAGGTACCGGAGCGCTGA
- a CDS encoding SapB/AmfS family lanthipeptide — MAILDLQTMELPETEAAPIDDTLASTSSLSVLNCGTSTVSTLLCL; from the coding sequence ATGGCGATCCTCGACCTCCAGACCATGGAGCTGCCCGAGACCGAGGCGGCCCCGATCGACGACACCCTCGCCAGCACGAGCTCCCTGAGCGTGCTCAACTGCGGCACCAGCACGGTCAGCACGCTCCTCTGCCTCTGA